The Molothrus aeneus isolate 106 chromosome 10, BPBGC_Maene_1.0, whole genome shotgun sequence genomic interval TAACCCCAATTTCAGAAATAGTAAAATGATTCTGTTCATTAAAACAATCAGAAATTGTCAGCAAGACACTGAAGAGGGTCTTTGGCTATGTAGTTTTATGTGGATGCTAACTTCTGACAAAATCTAAACCCATTTCCACTATGCCAATCCATGAGTTATGAAGATTGTGCATATATAAGAAGTAAAAAATGACCAGGCAAtaaagcagcactagcaaaaaATTCACTGTAACACAACAAACAGTAATGTCCAAGTATCACCTGCTCCCTTCATAGCAGgagtttttaatatatttcaagGTCAGTAGAAATTCTTTATTCTTCCTGACACATGCACAAGTTCTAATTGCCACTGGCCTCTCATTTACAGTGGGTCATTGGTCCTGCACATTTTGTGGAGTTTTTAATTCAGGAGACATCTTGCTCCAAAGATGACACGGTTGCTGACATCTCGATGTGTGAGCCACTTCCACCAGAAGTAGCTGTAAGTACTTTTCCTTGTATGAACACCAGCTTTCCAGATACTATGATTACTCAGCAAATATTTAGTATTTATCTCCCTGGCTCTTTGCAGAAAAGAACCAAAACCCACCCTCATCTTTTTATGGATCATAACTCTATAGAGTCTTGCAAGCCTACAGACTGCTTTAGAATATAGAAACATTTCAGCAAAAGTTCTGAATTCTTACCAGAAGTCCATaagcaaagaaaaccaaaaaataccaTTCAGAAAAAGGTGGAGCAGCAATCACCTTACAAACCTGAATGAGTTTAAAGGATTTCTTCCAAAGAAATAGACATAGACCATAAATCACTAATAATGCATGAAGAGTATATTCATACTACAATCAGGTCAGCTAAGGAAAACATTTAGGAACTAAAGTAAAAATTGTAAGATAAACTGGAAGGCTAAACAGGCATGTTGTCAAGAGGTAACATTTCAAGTCACATCTTAAGTGAGATCCAAACGATGATACCTATAGATGTATATACCTATAGACAACTAcaagaaacagcatttttttcacGGTTTCTTTCACTAGTATGGTGTGAAATTGATTCTGTGTGGAAAATTATATTATGTTCCACACACAACTTGCCTGTATAGGGATATTCTGCTGCATGAGAACTGCTGCAAGCTGTTTGGCCTTAAGTAGTCAGCTTAGTTTTGCTACTGTGTTACCTAACCCTCCTTTGCAAACGCAAGGCCTTTATCAAAACACTGCCTGCCTTGTGAGGTTGCCAatcccaaaacaaaaatttgcCCAAGCTGTTTATCCCTACAAATACACTTAGAAGCTATAACTATTCAGCCTTTCATAATCACTTATTTTACAAGATAGGAGCTTAGTATCAGGGCTCCATGTGAAAAAtgcttgtattttctttttacagaaaatCGGTTTTTGCAAAGGCTCTGTAGTAAACAGCCGTGTGGAACAGTTTGTCACGATATCCTGTGAAATCTACAGTCAGCAGGTATTTCTTAATCTAATCTTAATATTGCAAGAGTAATACTCCTTTACAAAACAAGTATTGAACTTTTGAAAGCCAAGccatttttaagttttcttatTCACAAAGATGTGCTTCAAGAAAGTGATAAGGCTAGATCAGGAAGAAATCTCTCTTGTGATAAAACCAACTGTTGTTGGGTGGACAAAAAGGCAATAGAGTGAGTATAGAGACAATCCTGCAGAATGTGTTCAGAATGCTCTACAATGAAATTGTAAATCACAAAGGGAGTGCAAGGGGATATTACTGTAGTTACCCAAGTTTCATGCACCCATCTCCACTGGCACAAGATGTAGTTACATCTTGTTACCTTTGAGCTTCTGTTCTGTAGCTGGTCTTGGAGGACTAGAGATGCAGCAGATCCTTAGTGTGAAGGGTAGTCTTCATATCTGATAGAATTTGGAACTACTTCAATTTAGATAATGCTTAATCCTTGTTATTTAGGATCCTGCCACTGAAGAGGAAAACCAGGAAGCTAATCAGACACCTGGAAAATCCATGCAGGATCAACAGGCTTCCCCTTCAGATGCCAATACTTTTTCCCCACACCTGGAAAAAACAGTGGGCTGGGTTAAAATTCTACCCCCTTCAAATGAGGACATCACTTTCCATAGCCTACAAGAAAGTCAAAATGAACATAAAGACAGAAAGCCAGTTCCTCCTAAGGCTGTAGGATCTGCCCACAGGTGTGATGGAGAAAATACTCAAGTAAACAAACCAGACTTGACCAAACCAGTCACTGGACCAGTTATTCTCCCTTTTCCTGAAGAACCATCTCTATCAGATTCATGTCCAGGAGAAGCAAAGCATCCAGAAGGCATCCTCCATCCTTTGATAACTAGAAAGCCTACCACAGTCTAGCCAGCACCCAAGCACCTCAACTATCTGCAACAAAATAACGGCAAAACAGCAACATAGTCTTCAACTTGTGTAACaccttcaaataaataaatagtttgTTACAGTCTTCATCTTTGGCATTCTCAGTTTTATGAAAGCACAAGAACAGAttgggaaaagaaatttaacaGAGGCATTTTCCAACAACAGTATTTGGCTTTTAATTCTCAAATTCCCCCCATCAAGCAGAGCATGAAGGAAACGTAACTATGGAGGATAAAAGAActtgcagggctgggacagcccaaagacttcagaaaaaaatatccttgGTAGCAAATTCTGTCAGGGCCCAGAGGGAGATGGCTGCTCCCTAGGGGATGGGGAGATGAGCCAAGTGTGACAaccaggctggcagggcaggggcctGTCCTGTGGTGCCTGAGGGAGGcgagcaggcacagccaggcatgGAAGTCGGGTTATTGAAGGAGCCAGGTCTCTGTGTCAGtccaggggcaggaggcaggcCTGAGGGCAAGCCCTGAATGCGAGTTAGCAAGGCATGGTCAGGGGCTAGAGTGGTCATGGCAGCGAgtcaggcacagcccagcagtgtcccagcaagTCCACAGTGACCCAACAGCatgagggacacagggctgcGGGTCTGCACCTGCCCCTGCATCTGTGGGTCTGCACCTGCCCCTGCATCTGCGGGTCTGCACCTGCCCCTGCATCTGTGGGTCTGCACCTGCCCTGCATCTGTGGGTCTGCACCTGCCCTGCATCTGTGGGTCTGCACCTGCCCCTGCATCTGCGGGTCTGCACCTGCCCCTGCATCTGCGGGTCTGCACCTGCCCTGCATCTGTGGGTCTGCACCTGCCCCTGCATCTGCGGGTCTGCACCTGCCCCTGCATCTGTGGGTCTGCACCTGCCTCTGCATCTGTGGGTCTGCACCTGCCTCTGCATCTGTGGGTCTGCACCTGCCCCTGCATCTGGggccaggcacaggcacaggcacaggcacggCTGCaatgcagcaggagctgcagcttggGCAGGGCACAAACACTGCAGCCT includes:
- the FETUB gene encoding fetuin-B is translated as MVGLAWMLFGMQVLCSCTAAPPAPGAGAALLCPRCDDAAVEAAADLALRHINADREEGYVLSLYRIVSAREQPQEIGGSVFYLVLDVVDTECHVLSKKLWKNCNTRPAHSTVYGQCKAIIYINQARNIAHLNTYECTLQPVPGKYIWSICPDCPIDDSPTKPEYLGAAARSLAKFNEESEETHYFSVLNVTRASMQWVIGPAHFVEFLIQETSCSKDDTVADISMCEPLPPEVAKIGFCKGSVVNSRVEQFVTISCEIYSQQDPATEEENQEANQTPGKSMQDQQASPSDANTFSPHLEKTVGWVKILPPSNEDITFHSLQESQNEHKDRKPVPPKAVGSAHRCDGENTQVNKPDLTKPVTGPVILPFPEEPSLSDSCPGEAKHPEGILHPLITRKPTTV